The genomic window TCGGCGGTGCCGGTCAGGCGCGGGAACGCGGGGCCGGGGTCCACGCGGGGCAGCCTAGGTCGGCGGGGAGGGCAGGCGGACCGTCGGCGGTGCACGGCAGGATCGGGACCGTGCCCGCACCCGTCGCCGACCGGCTCCCCGCTGCCCTCGCGCGGCGCATCGCCCTGGCCGCGCAGGGCTTCGCCGACCCGCGGCCGACCGGCGTCGTCGACAGCCGGCAGCTGCGGCGGATGACCGACCGGCTCGCCGTCGTCCAGATCGACTCCGTCAACGTGCTCTCCCGCTCGCACTACCTGCCGGCGTTCAGCCGGCTCGGCGCCTACCGGCGGGCCGTCCTCGACGACTTCACCGCCCGCCGGCACGAGCTGTTCGAGTTCTGGGCGCACGAGGCGTCGTTCCTGCCCGTCCGGCTGCACCCGTACCTGCGGTGGCGCATGGCCGCCGCCGAGGAGCAGGCGTGGGGGTCGATGGTGCGCATCCAGCGGGAGCGGCCCGGCTACGTGGCCGAGGTGCTCGACCGCGTGCGCGAGGCCGGTCCGGTCCGGGCCAGCGAGCTCGGTGAGGCCCGTCCCGACCGGCCCGGGTCGATGTGGAACTGGCACGCCGGCAAGGTCGCGCTCGAGTGGCTCTTCTACACCGGCGTGCTCACCGCCCGGGCACGGACGACGTCGTTCGAGCGGGTCTACGACCTCACCGAACGGGTCCTGCCCGCCGCCGTCCTGCGCACGCCGACGCCCGATCCCGACGACGCCGTCCGCGAGCTCGTCCGCACCGCCGCGCGGGCGCTCGGGGTGGCCACCGAGCGCGACCTGCGCGACTACTTCCGGCTGCGGCCCGCCCAGGCCCGCCAGGCCGTCGAGGAGCTGGCCGACGCCGGCGAGCTGCTCCCCGTCGAGGTGGCCGGGTGGGGCGCACCGGCCTGGCTGGACCCGGCCGCACGCCGGCCGCGGTGGATCCGCGCCCGCGCGCTGCTGTCGCCCTTCGACTCGCTGGTGTGGGAGCGGCCGCGGGTCGAGCGCATCTTCGGCTTCCGCTACCGGCTGGAGATCTACACGCCCGCCGCACAGCGGGTGCACGGCTACTACGTGCTGCCCTTCCTGCTCGGCGACCGCCTGGTGGCCCGGGTCGACCTCAAGGCCGACCGGCAGGCCGGCGTCCTCCGCGTCCAGGCCGCGCACGCCGAGGACGGCGTCGACCGCGCCGAGGTCTGCGCCGCGCTGGCCGACGAGTTGCGCCTGATGGCCGGCTGGCTGGAGCTCGACGAGGTGGCCGTCGCCGAGCGGGGGGACCTCGCGGCCGACCTCACCCGCTCGCTGCCCGCCCCGCGCGCCGTCGTCGCCTAGGCTGGCCCGCCGTGGGGAGCACCGGAACGGTCGACACGCAGTACGAGGACCTCCTGCGGCGGATCCTGGAGACGGGGACGCCGAAGTCCGACCGCACGGGCACCGGCACCGTGAGCACCTTCGGCGAGCGCCTGCGCTACGACCTGTCGGCGTCGTTCCCGCTGGTGACGACGAAGAAGGTGCACTTCCGCTCGGTCGCCGTCGAACTGCTGTGGTTCCTCCGCGGCGACGGCAACGTCCGCTGGCTGCAGGAGCGCGGCGTCAGCATCTGGGACGAGTGGGCCGACGCGAACGGCGACCTCGGGCCGGTCTACGGCGTCCAGTGGCGCTCCTGGCCGGCGCCCGACGGGGGGACCATCGACCAGCTCCAGGGCGTCCTCGACACGCTGCGCACCGACCCCGACTCCCGGCGCATGGTGGTGTCGGCGTGGAACGTCGCCGCGCTGCCGGAGATGGCGCTGGCTCCCTGCCACGCGCTGTTCCAGTTCGCCGTCCACGACGGCCGGCTGTCCTGCCAGCTCTACCAGCGCAGCGCCGACATGTTCCTCGGCGTCCCGTTCAACATCGCCGGCTACGCGCTGCTCACCCGGATGGTCGCCGCCCAGGTGGGCCTGCAGCCGGGGGAGTTCATCTGGGTCGGCGGGGACTGCCACGTCTACAGCAACCACGTGGCGCAGGTCCGCGAGCAGCTCACCCGCGAGGTCCGGCCGTTCCCGGCGCTGGAGATCGCGCCGGCGCCGTCGCTGTTCGACCACGCCTTCGAGGACTTCACGCTGCACGGCTACGACCCGCACCCGGCCATCCGGGCCGCCGTCGCGGTGTGACGGTGCGCAGCACCCGGCGCCGGTGTGACGCTGCGCAGGACCCGGCGCCGATGGGCACGGCCCTCGTCTGGGCGCAGGCGCACGACCGCGTGATCGGCGCCGGCGGCACCCTGCCGTGGCACCTCCCCGAGGACCTGCGGCTGTTCAGGCAGCTCACCGGCGGCGGGACCGTGGTCATGGGGCGGCGCACCTGGGAGTCCCTGCCGCAGCGCAACCGGCCCCTGCCCGGGCGCGTCAACGTCGTCCTCACCACCGACCCGGCCTGGTCGGCCGACGGCGCGCAGCGGGCCGGCTCGGTCGACGACGTCCTCGCCGCGCACCCCGACTGCTGGGTGATCGGGGGCGCGGCCGTGTACGCCGCGTTCCTCCCGCACGCCGGCCGGCTGGTCGTCACCGACGTCGACCTGGCCGTCGACGGCGACACCCGCGCGCCCGTCCTCGACGCCGGGTGGCGGCGGGTCACCCGCACCCCGGACCACGGCTGGGCCACCTCGGCCACCGGCCTGCGCTACGCCGTCTCGGATTACCGGCGGGAGCGCGCTGCCGGGCCGGGGGCGCGCGCGGACGGTCGGTAGATTCGACCGCATGACCACCGACCCCGCCCGGCCCTTCGGGCGCGTGCTGACGGCGATGGTGACCCCGTTCGCCGAGGACGGCTCGATCGACCTCGCGGGGGCCCAGGAGCTGGCCGCGCACCTGGTGGACCGGCAGGCCCACGACGGCCTCGTCGTGCTCGGCACGACCGGTGAGGCGCCGACGCTCGGCGACGGCGAGCAGTCCGCGGTCCTCGAGGCGGTCCTCGACGCGGTGGGCGACCGTGCGGTCGTCGTCGCCGGGGTCGGCACGAACGACACCGCGCACACCATCGACAACGCCCGCCGGGCCGAGCGGCTCGGCGCGCACGGGCTGCTGGTCGTGACGCCGTACTACAACAAGCCGCCCCAGGCCGGGCTGCTGCGCCACTTCACCTCGGTCGCCGACTCCACCGACCTGCCGGTCATGCTCTACGACATCCCGCCGCGCTCGGTCGTGCCGATCGAGGTCGAGACGCTGGTCCGCGCCGCCGAGCACCCGCGCATCGTGGCGGTGAAGGACGCCAAGGGCGACTTCGGTGCGCTGGCCTGGACGCTGGCCCGCACCGACCTCGCCTACTACTGCGGCGAGGACATGATCAACCTGCCGATGCTGGCGTCCGGAGCCGTCGGCGTGGTGAGCGTGGTGGGCCACCTGGTCGGCCCCCGGCTGGCCGAGCTCATCGCCGCCGTCGAGTCCGGCGACCTCGCCAAGGCGCGCGAGGTCAACGAGAGCCTGCTGCCGGTCTACACCGGCATCTTCCGCACCCAGGGCGTCATCCTGGCGAAGGCGGCGCTGCGCGAGATGGGGCTGCCGGCAGGCCCCGTGCGCCCACCGCTGGTCGACGCCACGCCCGAGCAGATCGCGCAGCTGCGCACCGACCTCGCCGACGGAGGCATCTCCCTGTGAGCCCTGCGAGTCCCGTGAGCCCGACCCCGTGACCGTCAGCACCGCCGGCACCGCCGGCCAGCCGCACCTGGACCTCAAGACGCCCCCGCCGCTGCCCGCCGGCGGCCTGCGGGTGATGGCCCTGGGCGGCCTCGGTGAGATCGGCCGCAACATGGCCGTCCTCGAGTTCGACGGCAAGCTGCTGGTCATCGACTGCGGCGTGCTCTTCCCCGAGGCCGAGCAGCCCGGCGTCGACCTGATCCTCCCCGACTTCGGGGTCATCGAGCACCGCCTCGACGACGTCGCCGCCGTCGTCCTCACCCACGGGCACGAGGACCACATCGGCGCGATCCCCTACCTGCTGCGGCTGCGCGGGGACATCCCGCTGGTCGGGTCGCGGTTCACCCTGGCGCTGGTGGCGGCCAAGCTGCGCGAGCACCGGCTGGTCCCGACGCTGGTCGAGGTGGCCGCCGGCGACGACCACGTCGCCGGGCCGTTCCACTGCGAGTTCATCTCGGTGAACCACTCGATCCCCGACGCGCTCGCCGTCGCCGTCCACACGCCCGCGGGCGTGCTGGTGCACACCGGCGACTTCAAGATGGACCAGCTCCCGCTCGACGGCGTCCTCACCGACCTGGGCGCCTTCGCCCGGCTCGGCCTCGAGGGCATCGACCTGCTGCTGGCCGACTCCACCAACGCCGAGGTCCCCGGCTTCGTCGTCCCCGAGCGCAACATCGGGCCGGTGCTGGAGGACGTCTTCCGCCGCGCCACCCAGCGCCTGATCGTCTCCAGCTTCGCCAGCCACGTGCACCGCATCCAGCAGGTGCTCGACGCCGCCGAGACACACGGCCGCAAGGTCGCCCTCGTCGGCCGCTCGATGGTGCGCAACATGGGCGTCGCCCAGGACCTCGGCCTGCTGCGGGTGGCGCCGGGGCTGATGGTCAAGCTCGACGAGGCCACGGCGATGCCGCCGGAGCAGGTGGTGCTGATCAGCACCGGCTCGCAGGGGGAGCCGCTGTCCGCGCTCGGGCGCATGGCCCGCGGCGAGCACCACCAGGTCACCATCGAGGCCGGCGACACGATCGTGCTGGCGTCCTCGCTCGTGCCCGGCAACGAGACCGCCGTCTACAAGGTCATCAACGGGCTGGCGCGGCTGGGTGCCACCGTGGTGCACAAGGAGACGGCGATGGTGCACGTCTCCGGGCACGCGCCGGCCGGTGAGCTGCGCACCCTGCTCAACGTGGCCAAGCCCCGCTACCTCATGCCCGTGCACGGCGAGTGGCGGCACCTGCGCGCACACGCCGCGCTGGCCGAGCAGACCGGCATGGCCGCCGACCGGGTGCTGCTCGCCGAGGACGGCGTGGTCGTGGACCTCGTCGACGGCAAGGCCACGATCACCGGGTCGGTGCCGGTGGGCAACGTCTACGTCGACGGGCTCAACGTCGGCGACGTCGGCGAGGAGTCGCTGCAGGAGCGGCGGATCCTCGGCGACGAGGGGTTCGTGGCGCTCACCGTGGTGATCGAGCCCTCGACCGGCACGATCGTGCGCCCGGTGCACCTGTCCACCCGCGGCTTCTCCGACGACCCGGCCGCCTTCGACGAGGTGCTGCACCTGGTCGAGGACAACCTCAAGCGCGACCTCGCCGACGGGCAGCGCGACGCCCACCGGCTGTCGCAGTCGATCCGCCGGACCGTCGGCAAGTGGGTGTCCGACACCCATCGCCGCCGCCCGATGATCATCCCGACCGTCCTGGAGGTCTGAACGCGGCGGGCGCCACCGCCGTACCCCCTCCTGCGCGGCACCCGACTGGCGGGTGCCGCCTCCCGAGGGGACTCCCATGCGACCCACGACCCTGCGCGCCGGCACCGCGGCCGGCGCGTCGGCCTTCGCCCTGCTCCTGCTCGCCGCGACCCCGGCCGCGGCCGGCGGACCGGGCGGCTCCGGCACTGCCACCCGAGGCGGCGGGACCGCCGTCACCGGCACGGCGGACTCCGGCGCCGGCTCGCTGCGCGCCGCCGTCCAGGCGGCCAACGCCGCCGGCTCGGGCACCGTCGTGCTGTCCGACCGCCTGTACCGGCTGGCCCTGGCCGGCACCGACGACACCGCGGCGGCCGGGGACCTCGACGTCACCGGCCGCCTGCTGGTCGAGGGCCGGGGCGCCACCATCGACGCGGCAGGCCTGGACCGGGTGTTCGACGTCCGGCCGGGCGGCTCGCTGACCCTGCGGGACGTCACCGTCACCGGCGGCCGGGCCGCCGGCACCCCGGGCGCCACCGGCGGGGCCTCCGGCGGCGGCGTCCTCAACGCGGGCACGCTGGTCGTCGAGCGCAGCACGATCACCGCCAACAGCGCTCCGCGCGCCGGTGGGGGCATCGAGGCGATCGCGGGCTCGACGACGACCGTCACGCGCTCCACGCTGTCGCACAACAGCACCGGCCCCACGCCCGGCAACGGCGGCGGCCTGCACCTCACCGGCACCGGCACGGTGCACGTCGAGCGCAGCACGGTCACCGGCAACACCGCGGCCTCCGAGGGCGGCGGCCTCTGGAACTCGGCCACCGGCACCATGACGGTCAGCCGCAGCACCATCAGCGGCAACACCGCCGCCGGCGCCGCGGCCGACAACGGCGGCGGCGGCCTGTTCACCGACGGCGGCTCGCTCACCGTCGACCGCAGCGAGGTCCGCGGCAACTCCGCCACCGGCGCGGCGGGATCCGGCGGCGGCCTGTTCACCAACGCGGGCTCCCTCACCGTCACCCGCACCGTCGTCGACCGCAACGACGCCCGGCGGGCCGGCGGCGGCATCGAGGCACTCGGCGGGACGACGACGCTCGACCGCACCGCGCTCACCGGCAACACCACCGGCGCGGCACCGGGCAACGGCGGCGGCCTGCACCTCACCGGCGCGGGCACCGTCCGCATCGACCGCGGCACGGTCACCGGCAACCGTGCGGCCACCGAGGGCGGCGGGCTGTGGAACTCCGAGCCCGGGACGATGACCGTCACCCGCACCCGGATCAGCGGCAACAGCGCCCCGGTCGGCCCAGACGTGTTCCAGGACGGCGCCGGCACCGGCTCCACCGTCGACGGGCAGCGGGTCCCCGGCGAGGCCTGACCTGCACAGCACCTGATCCGCACAGCACCTGATCCGCACAGCACCTGATCCGCACCGCACAGGGGGGCGCCGGCCACGGGGAGGCGCCCCCCTGTCGTGCGCTCAGAAGTCCGACCGGGCCACCACGTCGCCGTCGTCGTCGACGACCTCGAAGCCGACGGCGTCGGCCCGCAGCACCGCGGAGCTGAGGTTGCACCGCAGCTCCGCGCCGCCGATGCCGAGGAACTCCCCGGCCGGCACCTCGCGGCCGTCGTCGTCGGTGACCGCCACCCGGTACACCTCGCCGTCGGCGAAGCCGCTGCCGGTGAGCCGGACCTCCACGCCCCAGGTGTGCGGGACGAGGTCCGCGCGCGCCTCGACGCCGGGATCGAGCGCCTGTACCGCCACGGGCTCCAGCGGCGGGGGATCGGGCACCGGCCGGGCCAGCCAGCCGACCGCCGCGCCGGCGGCGGCCACGCCGACGACCGCGGCGGCGGCGAGGACCGGGCGGAGGGGCCGGCGGCGGGGAGGGGGTGGCGCGGTGCCGGGGCGCGCCGCCCCGCTCCTCCGCGGCGATCCGGGCGAGCACCGCGGCTCCCAGGCCCGGGGGCGGGGTGGGTGTCTCGTCGAGCACGTCGGGGTCGACCGCGGACAGGCGCGCGGCCAGCGGGGCCAGCTCGGCCAGCTCGGCGCGGCAGGCGGGGCAGCCGTCCAGGTGCGCCTGCAGCCGGTCCCGGTCGGCGGTCTCCAGGTGGCCCAGCGCGAACGCACCGAGCAGCTCGCGCAGCTCCCGGTGGTCCCCGTCGGCGCGGCTCACGGCTCCACCCCCATCTCGTCGAGGGCCAGGCGCAGTGCCTTGAGCCCGTAGAACACCCGGCTGCGCAGCGTCCCGACCGGGACGCCGAGCTCGGCGGCCACCTCGCCGTAGGGGCGACCGCGCAGGTGCGTCTGCACGATCGCCGTGCGGTGCTCGGCGCTGATCCGCCGCAGCGCCTCCTCGACCACCCAGGCGTCCACCAGCCGGTCGTCGGCGGCCGCCTCGGCCGGCGTCGCCGGCTCGTCGGTCAGCTCGCGCTGCCACGGCCGGACGGCGAACCGGCGCGCCTCGTCGACGACGACGTTGCGCGCGATGGCGAACAGCCAGGTGCGCAGGCTGGCCAGCTGCGGATCGTAGGAGCCCGAGGCGCGCCAGGCCCGCAGGAACACCTCCTGGACGACGTCCTGCGCCGCCCCGCCGTCGCCGAGCTGGCGCAGCGCGAAGCGGTAGAGCTCCGCGCCGTGCGCGGCGTAGGCCGCCCGCACGTCCAGCGGCGCCGGTCCCGGTGACCGCCGTCCCATCCGCACCTCCGAGCCGGGGTCCCCGTCCGGGAGGACGTACGGCCGCGGGGCCGCCGCGGTTCACCCTGTCAGCGCACGACCTCGATCGGGGCGATCCCCTCCTCGGCCGGGAGGTCGAAGCCCCACACCTGCGCGTAGAAGGACAGCTCGCCGTCGAGGGCGGCCCGGATGTTCTCCGCGCGCCGGAAGCCGTGCTGCTCGCCCTCGAACAGCAGGTAGGCGTGCGGGACGCCCCGCTCCCGCAGCGCCGCCACCAAGACCTCCGCCTGCTCCGGCGGGACGACGCGGTCCTCGGCGCCCTGGAACACCGCCAGCGGGGTGTCGAGGGCGGAGACGCGGGTGATGGGGGAGCGCTGCGCGTAGACCTCGGCCCCGGCGGGCCACGGCGCCACCAGCCCGTCGAGGTAGCGGGACTCGAACTTGTGCGTGTCCGCGGCCAGCGCGCCGAGGTCGGCCACACCGAAGTGGCTGGCGCCGGCGGTGAAGACGCCGGGCCGCAGGGTGAGCGCGGCCAGCGTCGTGTAGCCGCCGGCCGAGCCACCCCGGATCGCCATGCGCGCGGGGTCCACCCGGCCGGCGTCGGCCAGGTACCGGGCGCAGGCGACCACGTCGTCGAGGTCGACGACGCCCCAGCGGCCCTGCAGCGCGTCGCGGTACCGGCGGCCGTGGCCGGTGGAGCCGCGGTAGTCGACGTGCGCGACGCAGAAGCCGCGCGAGGTGAAGTACTGGATCTCCAGGTCGAGCCCGCGGGCGTGGGCCGAGGTCGGGCCGCCGTGCACCATGACGACCAGCGGCGGCCGGTCGCCCTCGGGGGCGGAGACCTCCGGGTTGGTGGGTGGGTAGACGACGGCGTGCGCCTCGGCGATGCCGGTGCCGCGCTCCTCGGTCGGGAAGGTCACGTCCTCGGGCACGGAGAACCAGGCCGGGTCGAGCCCGAGGTCGCGCGCGGGTCGCAGGACGTGGGCCCGGCCGGTGAGGTCCGCGCGCAGGACCACCGGCTCGCGCGCGGGGCTCCCGGCCGCGCACACGACACCGTCGCCGGCCGCGGTCAGGTACCGGAGGGCCGTCCAGCCGGGCAGCCGCACCTCCGACGTCGACCCGTCCGGTCCGAGCACGACCAGCCGGTCACCGCCGTCGCCGCCTGCGGCGGCCACCACCCGGCCGCCGGGCAGCAGCGCAAAGCGCCGGGCGCCGAAGACCCACTGCGGGCCGGCGATCTCGGTGCCGGTGTCGAGCACCAGCTCGGCCTCCCCGCCGGGGCGCCACCGCCACAGCGCCCACACGTCGGTGCGGTCGCAGCAGAACCACAGGGCGCCGTCGGCGTCCCAGGTCGGCTGCACCGCGGACTCGCCCGCGCCGCCGGCCACGACCGTGTCGGTGCCGTCGGCGGCGCGGACCACCAGCTGCGCGGCGTCCCACGGCATGGCCGGGTGGTCCCACTGCAGCCACGCCAGCTCCCCGCCGGGCCCGGGCCGCGGGTCGGAGACGAAGTCCGGGCCGCTCACCAGCACCTCGGCGGTGCCGTCGGGAGCCAGCCGCACGACCTCGTTGACGACGTCGGCCGCGGCACCGGAGGCGGCGTGCGTCTCCCGGACGGCGAGCAGCGACCCGTCCGCGGTGGGGGTGAGGTCGGCGTACCGGACGCCTGCCGGCAGCTCCGGCTCCGGGGTGACGGCGACCGGGCCGTCGTCGCCGGGGGACAGCCGGTACAGCCGCTGGTCGTCGAAGTGCGTGAACCACAGCGTGCCGCCGGCGACCGCCCACGCCGCCCCGCCGTACTCGTGCACGCGGGTGCGGGCGTTCCACGGCGGCGGGAGGACGTCGGTGACCGTGCCGTCGGCCGACCGCCGCACCAGCGCCGACCGGCCGCCCTCACCGGGCCGTGACTCCGACCACCAGACGTCCGGGTGGCCGGGGGAGCCGGCATCGACGGCGACCTCGCCCAGCCGGGCGGCGGCGCGGACGACGAGTGCGGAGGTGACGGGGGTCGGCCAGCTGCCGTACGGGACGGGGGAGGAGGGCGGCATGCAGGGACCGTAGGCCGGGGACACGACGCCGCGCCTGCCTGGGAGGACGCTGCGTGACGGCTACCGTCGACGCATGCCTGCCCGCACCACGCCCTCGCGCCGGCCGGCCGGCTCGGCCCCCAAGGGCCGGTCCGGGTCGACGGCGGCCGGCAAGCGGCCGGCCCCGCGCACCCCCGCCCGCAACGGCAACCGCAAGGCCCCGCCCGCAAGCCGGCCCCGAAGCAGGGCGCGGGCGCTGCCGCCGGTGCCTGGCGGGCCGCCGCCGGCGCCTGGTCGCTGGTCGCCCGCGGCGCCGGGGGACTGGCCCGCTCGGTCGCCCGCCCGGAGGAGGCCGAGCCGCTCGCCCCGGAGCACCGCCGCGACGGTGCCGGCCTCGCCGTCCTCGGCCTCGCCGTCGTCCTCGGCGCCGCCGCGTGGTTCGACGGCATCGGCCCCGTGGGCGCCGGCCTGGCCGACGGGGTCCGCTGGGTGGTCGGCTCCCTGCTGGTCGTGCTGCCCGCGCTGCTGTTCCTCGTCGCCCTGCGCCTGCTGCGCCGCGCCCCGCGCCCCGAGGCCCGCGGCCGGCTGGCCATCGGCTGGGTGTGCGCCACCCTCGCTGCGCTCGGCATCGCCTCGGTCGTCGGCACGCCCGCCGACCCCATGGACGGCAGGCCCGGCTCGGGCGGCCTCGTCGGCTGGGCGGTCGGCACGCCGCTGACCGCGGGTCTCGGGGCCGTCGTCGCCGTCGTGCTGCTGTCTCTGCTCGCCGTCTTCGCCGTGCTCGTGCTGACCGCGACGCCGCTGCACCAGGTGCCCGAGCGGCTGCGGGGCCTCGTCGACCGGGTCACCGGCAACGACGGCGAGTGGGACGAGGACGGCTACGACTCGGACGGCTACGACGAGCACGACGAGCACGACGAGCCGGAGGAGGAGCCGGTCCGGCCGCGCCGGTCCAGGCGCGCGGCGCTGTCCGAGGCGCTGTCGGAGGACCAGCCGGACCTGACCGCCACCGGCCCGATCGACCACGTCCCGGCCGCCGACGTCCGCTCGGCCGTGCACGTCGAGCCCCCGGCGCCCCCGGCGCCCGCCCGCCGCGCGCCGGTCGTGGACCGCACGGCGCCGCCGGAGGACCTGGAGCCGGTCACCGAGCCCGAGCAGCTGCGCATCGAGCCGGTCGAGGGCGAGTACACGCTGCCGTCGGTGTCGCTGCTGCGGCCGGGAACGCCGCCGCGCAAGGAGTCGCAGGCCAACAACGCGGTGGTCGACGCCATCCGCGGGGTGCTGGAGCAGTTCTCCATCGACGCGGACGTCACGGGGTACACCCGCGGGCCGACGGTCACCCGCTACGAGGTCGAGCTCGGCAACGCGGTCAAGGTCGAGAAGATCACCGCGCTGACGCGCAACCTGGCCTACGCCGTCGCCAACGACAACATCCGCATCCTCGCGCCGATCCCGGGCAAGTCCGCGGTGGGCATAGAGGTGCCCAACGCCGACCGGGAGACGGTCAGCCTCGGTGACGTCATGCGCTCGCAGACGGCCAAGCAGGACCCGCACCCCATGGTGGTCGGGCTCGGCAAGGACATCGAGGGCGGCTTCGTCACCGCCAACCTGGCGAAGATGCCCCACCTGCTGGTCGCCGGCGCCACCGGCGCCGGCAAGTCCTCGTGCATCAACTCGCTGCTGACGTCTCTGCTGCTGCGGGCCGCGCCGGAGCAGCTGCGGATGATCCTGGTCGACCCGAAGATGGTCGAGCTCACGCCCTACGACGGCATCCCGCACCTCATCACGCCGATCATCACCGACCCGAAGAAGGCCGCCACCGCGCTGGCCTGGCTGGTCGAGGAGATGGAGCAGCGCTACCAGGACATGCGGGCGACCGGGGTGCGGCACATCGACGACTTCAACCGCAAGGTCGAGCGCGGCGAGATCACCGCCCCGCCCGGCAGCGAGCGGGTCTACCGCCCCTATCCCTACATCCTCGCGATCGTCGACGAGCTGGCCGACCTGATGATGGTGGCCCCGCGCGACGTCGAGGAGTCGATCGTCCGGATCACCCAGAAGGCCCGCGCCGCCGGCATCCACCTGGTCCTGGCGACCCAGCGGCCCTCGGTCGACGTGGTCACCGGCCTGATCAAGGCCAACGTGCCCTCGCGGCTGGCGTTCTCGACCTCCAGCCTCACTGACAGCCGGGTCATCCTCGACCAGCCCGGCGCGGAGAAGCTGATCGGCATGGGCGACGCCCTCTTCATGCCGATCGGCGCCGGCAAGCCGC from Geodermatophilus normandii includes these protein-coding regions:
- a CDS encoding DNA translocase FtsK yields the protein MGAGLADGVRWVVGSLLVVLPALLFLVALRLLRRAPRPEARGRLAIGWVCATLAALGIASVVGTPADPMDGRPGSGGLVGWAVGTPLTAGLGAVVAVVLLSLLAVFAVLVLTATPLHQVPERLRGLVDRVTGNDGEWDEDGYDSDGYDEHDEHDEPEEEPVRPRRSRRAALSEALSEDQPDLTATGPIDHVPAADVRSAVHVEPPAPPAPARRAPVVDRTAPPEDLEPVTEPEQLRIEPVEGEYTLPSVSLLRPGTPPRKESQANNAVVDAIRGVLEQFSIDADVTGYTRGPTVTRYEVELGNAVKVEKITALTRNLAYAVANDNIRILAPIPGKSAVGIEVPNADRETVSLGDVMRSQTAKQDPHPMVVGLGKDIEGGFVTANLAKMPHLLVAGATGAGKSSCINSLLTSLLLRAAPEQLRMILVDPKMVELTPYDGIPHLITPIITDPKKAATALAWLVEEMEQRYQDMRATGVRHIDDFNRKVERGEITAPPGSERVYRPYPYILAIVDELADLMMVAPRDVEESIVRITQKARAAGIHLVLATQRPSVDVVTGLIKANVPSRLAFSTSSLTDSRVILDQPGAEKLIGMGDALFMPIGAGKPQRLQGAYVSDAEIEAVVEFTKRQAEPEYREEVFSAAAAGEKKEVDEDIGGDLDLLCQAVELVVTSQFGSTSMLQRKLRVGFAKAGRLMDLMETRGVVGPSEGSKARDVLVKPDELESVLFTLRGGTLPAGE